In one window of Armatimonadota bacterium DNA:
- the dut gene encoding dUTP diphosphatase — protein sequence MHDRILIEVERLPEGEGLPLPTYQTAGSSGMDLHAAVADEQVIAPGARALIPTGIRIAVPAGWEAQVRPRSGLTLHHGITVLNTPGTIDADYRGPVGVILFNAGDEPFVVRRGDRIAQIVIAPVCRAEVREIPALDDTERSAGGFGHTGS from the coding sequence ATGCACGACAGAATCCTCATCGAGGTCGAACGCCTGCCGGAGGGCGAGGGACTGCCGCTGCCGACCTACCAGACCGCGGGATCGTCCGGTATGGATCTGCACGCCGCCGTCGCGGACGAGCAGGTCATCGCGCCCGGAGCGCGGGCGCTTATTCCGACCGGCATACGGATTGCCGTCCCGGCGGGCTGGGAAGCGCAGGTGCGCCCGCGCAGCGGGCTCACCTTGCACCATGGCATCACCGTGCTCAACACGCCGGGGACGATTGATGCGGATTACCGCGGGCCCGTCGGCGTCATCCTGTTCAACGCCGGCGACGAGCCATTCGTCGTGCGCCGCGGCGACCGCATCGCGCAGATCGTCATCGCTCCCGTGTGCCGGGCGGAGGTGAGAGAAATCCCGGCGCTCGACGACACCGAGCGCTCCGCAGGCGGCTTCGGCCACACGGGGTCATGA